In one window of Thunnus thynnus chromosome 23, fThuThy2.1, whole genome shotgun sequence DNA:
- the LOC137175900 gene encoding uncharacterized protein — protein MRKLLFFPGKISVTFRKGPLGYLRQDPTDAAKLLKDNPSLQDKSAPVKEELVKTNALTVVRQRGGDASDKTEVYGEYILQFGKYKGKSFRWLLENDIGYTIYLLKSHEKEEAAGVFMAEGHSKDSLLSFVSYALSFKEIQSLLSYDSKKPVATAAAASEDDQLVGFGSRASNTWREIWDSRDDGYAAFILKKGCAPGTKMHKLQRYLQKKQHPASDPPLTTPTSRAPAEAMVMDEDEELERAMLSISPSKQPQSSVAAAPTSSTARRRQTSGPERVPSATLSTPTELKSSEVDAPALPSVKRPVPLPQQLMFLMPETAGSLPTETTVTVPETLLCSPERSAVPPQPPLPLPAAQRAQSQPSTVPTCPPLQLPGYDHDVSQWNCSQQQRIWMKTELESMGLWPGSIPVSNPMKMVSLWRFPPQPELIDSISDLPSPKYFQLHPFFIWKPENDSLMGRLRNNDTLPCIDGCVRPQVVSAGIGRPRVIVGVTGQYYLLSSRLCCKVCRKRWYADNPLWLENLPKRYTNLLPAILTYKKAICKSVMDELRRTGNSPTDMANQIMEMMHLKYERANLAYLLSCQNIMDGEAGKYDQRTITQFLRQETKPAPFGEYGDSDGWNGISVSAHYLTDCLLHEYQHQEVAIKTLLQGNFGQAFRSDHTRKVARKVTFSSGTMSSYAIMNENWMILSWVMVQSETEKSLKPMYEGLANRYSSAGIEKAQYQWVDRDCCAAFKVAESCAGEHLNWDAWRTTDAIVAEATSGNLLNTCASRCHYNTNITIKLDLFHCMRRFLRECVSEHHPLYSSFAQFLSAAFSVVDQEDLQRLKDAYTFCGIQPANPTKKHIRGHCRTKIPQPEELVQRVEGVFQHFYLAKDPNDVPLFKPSMLKAWRIQRVHILRGCLSDPQVEGGILYRHGGTVQLNHVQGEGAKVPVWIPIRGTSQQEGYHFHQAQWVTGTRISSELFQAQGMTGVARWNYQRLVDLKQPDVRLPAVFDPALIADLNAVSERVFGEEKYPAFRLSSRDTGEKFGLEYVEPDCRPVPLDWDKHRSKTDSTDALSPPPQISPPPVPSELPQSSSTAPTKLFQFPVCPPADVAVKPDVDPSSAPDPQTEPETTYPPPLPQLSSPTAARTGPVKTGGRVFVLDHKRWPAPMKKAIDDLLNKHRGQKDMLKHVDQDYAALVHSSCNDPNSMLHPTTKLHISQYLKHLAKLMNTSSSLNTSPEKLQDRQQLWHSLTVGSETTSVPVVTMPVATVNPPPPAQTLATPLTQDSIEKIVKNIMERQQQQQPQQQPGKKKPQTKTCLSCGQPKSRYENDGSSIHFFFQQGPVRYFYCSNKVFKTYGAEGLTNPKMPFKDFAGTEFFQRELDATKKNVEERGQQKRKRAESQHTGRKCRFCKMELKQGPNSPHIHTGFPGVVGKYIYCPAKVFSIYKDQGMGKEMTWKEFQESQFYEMERQRWEVEKGK, from the exons ATGCGCAAACTACTTTTCTTCCCTGGGAAAATAAGTGTCACGTTTCGCAAAGGACCACTTGGATACCTGCGCCAGGATCCTACTGATGCAGCCAAACTGTTAAAAGACAACCCGTCTCTACAGGACAAGTCTGCACCTGTGAAAGAAGAGCTGGTGAAAACAAATGCTCTCACAGTGGTCCGTCAGAGAGGAGGGGATGCCTCAGACAAAACGGAGGTGTATGGAGAGTACATCCTGCAGTTTGGGAAGTACAAGGGGAAGTCTTTCCGCTGGCTCCTTGAGAATGACATCGGGTATACCATCTACCTACTCAAGAGTCATGAAAAGGAAGAAGCTGCGGGAGTCTTCATGGCAGAGGGACACAGCAAGGACAGCCTACTGTCATTTGTGAGCTATGCCCTCAGCTTTAAAGAAATCCAGTCTCTCCTCAGCTATGACTCCAAAAAGCCGGTtgcgacagcagcagcagcatcagaggaTGACCAGCTGGTTGGTTTTGGCTCTCGCGCCAGCAACACCTGGCGAGAGATTTGGGACAGCAGGGATGATGGCTATGCAGCCTTTATACTGAAGAAAGGCTGTGCTCCAGGGACTAAGATGCACAAGTTGCAGCGATACCTGCAAAAGAAGCAGCATCCTGCCTCTGACCCTCCTCTGACGACACCAACCTCACGTGCTCCTGCTGAAGCCATGG TgatggatgaagatgaagagctgGAGAGAGCGATGCTGAGTATCTCGCCTTCCAAACAACCTCAGAGCT ctgttgctgctgcaccCACATCATCAACTGCCAGACGACGACAGACTTCAGGACCAGAAAGAG TACCATCTGCTACACTGTCCACACCAACTGAACTGAAGAGTTCAGAAGTAGATG CCCCAGCGCTGCCGTCTGTTAAAAGACCTGTGCCCCTTCCCCAGCAACTGATGTTTCTCATGCCAGAAACAGCAGGTTCCCTACCCACAGAGACAACTGTCACGGTACCGG AGACACTTTTATGTTCTCCTGAGAGGTCTGCAGTGCCCCCTCAACCTCCGCTGCCATTGCCAGCTGCGCAGAGAGCTCAAA GTCAGCCATCAACTGTTCCCACCTGTCCTCCTCTACAACTTCCTGGCTATGATCATGATGTCAGTCAGTGGAACTGTTCACAGCAGCAGAGGATCTGGATGAAGACGGAGCTGGAATCCATGGGTCTCTGGCCAGGCTCCATCCCTGTGAGCAACCCCATGAAGATGGTATCATTGTGGCGTTTCCCTCCCCAGCCAGAATTAATTGACAGCATCTCTGATCTTCCATCCCCAAAGTACTTTCAGCTCCATCCCTTTTTCATATGGAAACCAGAGAATGACAGCTTAATGGGAAGGCTGAGAAACAATGACACTCTGCCATGTATTGACGGTTGTGTTCGGCCCCAAGTTGTCTCTGCAGGCATCGGTAGACCTCGTGTGATTGTAGGCGTCACAGGACAGTACTACCTGTTGTCATCTAGGCTGTGCTGCAAAGTTTGCCGGAAGAGGTGGTATGCTGACAACCCACTTTGGCTGGAAAATCTTCCAAAGAGGTACACAAACTTGTTGCCAGCAATACTGACCTACAAGAAGGCCATCTGTAAATCAGTCATGGATGAGCTCAGGCGCACGGGCAACTCTCCCACCGACATGGCAAACCAGATAATGGAGATGATGCACCTTAAATATGAACGTGCTAACCTGGCCTACCTCCTTAGCTGCCAAAACATCATGGATGGTGAGGCAGGAAAGTATGACCAGAGAACCATCACGCAGTTCCTAAGACAAGAAACCAAGCCAGCTCCTTTTGGAGAGTATGGTGATTCAGATGGCTGGAATGGGATCTCTGTGTCTGCACACTACCTGACTGACTGCCTACTGCATGAGTACCAGCACCAGGAGGTTGCCATCAAAACACTTCTGCAGGGCAACTTTGGACAGGCTTTTCGCTCAGACCACACCCGTAAAGTTGCGAGGAAGGTAACCTTTTCATCTGGGACCATGTCGTCATATGCAATCATGAACGAAAACTGGATGATTCTTTCATGGGTGATGGTGCAGTCTGAGACAGAGAAGTCACTGAAGCCGATGTATGAGGGACTAGCGAACCGCTACAGCTCTGCAGGCATAGAGAAGGCCCAGTACCAGTGGGTTGACAG gGATTGCTGTGCAGCATTTAAGGTGGCAGAATCTTGCGCAGGAGAGCATCTGAACTGGGACGCTTGGAGAACAACTGATGCCATTGTTGCTGAGGCCACCTCTGGTAACCTGCTGAACACGTGTGCATCAAGATGCCATTACAATACGAACATAACCATTAAGCTGGACTTGTTCCATTGTATGAGGCGGTTCCTCCGTGAGTGTGTTTCAGAGCATCATCCCCTGTACAGCTCTTTTGCCCAGTTCCTGTCTGCAGCCTTTTCTGTGGTGGATCAGGAAGACCTGCAGAGGCTCAAAGACGCCTATACCTTTTGTGGAATTCAACCCGCCAACCCGACAAAGAAACACATTCGCGGGCACTGCAGGACTAAGATTCCACAACCCGAGGAGCTTGTTCAGAGAGTTGAGGGAGTATTCCAACACTTCTACCTGGCCAAAGATCCGAATGATGTCCCTCTATTTAAGCCGTCCATGCTGAAGGCATGGCGGATTCAGCGTGTGCACATCCTGCGAGGTTGCCTTAGTGATCCCCAGGTGGAAGGTGGGATCTTGTACAGACATGGAGGAACAGTGCAGCTCAACCATGTGCAGGGTGAAGGAGCTAAAGTTCCTGTTTGGATCCCCATTAGAGGCACATCTCAGCAAGAGGGTTACCACTTCCATCAGGCTCAATGGGTCACTGGAACACGCATTTCCTCAGAGCTGTTTCAAGCTCAAGGGATGACGGGTGTGGCACGGTGGAATTACCAGCGGCTGGTGGACTTGAAGCAGCCAGATGTTCGTCTTCCAGCTGTCTTTGATCCAGCTTTGATTGCAGATCTCAATGCAGTCTCTGAACGGGTGTTTGGGGAAGAGAAGTATCCTGCTTTTCGTCTCTCTAGCAGAGACACTGGAGAAAAGTTTGGCCTAGAGTATGTTGAGCCTGATTGCCGCCCAGTTCCTCTAGACTGGGATAAGCACAGGAGCAAGACAGACTCTACAGATGCCCTAAGTCCACCTCCTCAAATCAGCCCGCCCCCTGTGCCATCTGAGCTTCCTCAGTCATCATCCACGGCTCCAACCAAGCTGTTTCAGTTCCCTGTGTGCCCTCCTGCTGATGTTGCTGTGAAACCAGATGTGGATCCAAGTTCAGCTCCTGATCCTCAGACAGAACCAG AAACTACATACCCACCACCTCTGCCCCAGCTGTCCTCACCAACTGCTGCTCGCACTGGACCTGTGAAGACTGGTGGGAGAGTCTTTGTGTTAGACCACAAGCGCTGGCCAGCCCCCATGAAGAAGGCCATCGACGACCTGCTCAACAAACACCGTGGGCAGAAGGACATGCTCAAGCATGTGGACCAGGACTATGCTGCTCTCGTTCACAGCTCATGTAATGACCCAAATAGCATGCTCCACCCAacaacaaaattacacatttcacaatatTTAAAGCACCTGGCCAAGTTGATGAACACCAGCTCCTCTTTAAACACAAGCCCAGAAAAACTCCAAGACAGGCAGCAACTCTGGCACTCTCTGACAGTAGGGAGTGAAACAACAAGTGTGCCAGTTGTTACCATGCCTGTCGCAACAGTAAAcccacctccacctgctcagACCCTGGCCACACCTCTAACCCAAGACTCCATCGAGAAGATTGTTAAAAACATCAtggagaggcagcagcagcaacagccacaACAACAACCAGGAAAAAAGAAGCCACAGACAAAAACGTGTCTTTCCTGTGGCCAGCCAAAGTCCAGATATGAGAACGATGGTTCCTCCATCCACTTCTTCTTTCAACAAGGTCCTGTCAGATACTTTTACTGCTCCAACAAGGTTTTTAAAACTTATGGTGCTGAAGGTTTGACAAACCCTAAAATGCCCTTCAAAGACTTTGCAGGGACAGAATTCTTTCAGCGGGAACTGGATGCCACAAAGAAGaatgtggaggagagaggacaacagaaaagaaaaagggcaGAATCGCAGCACACAGGTCGAAAGTGTCGATTCTGTAAAATGGAACTGAAGCAGGGCCCAAACAGTCCTCATATTCATACAGGCTTCCCTGGAGTGGTGgggaaatacatttactgtCCAGCAAAAGTCTTTTCAATATACAAAGATCAGGGCATGGGCAAGGAGATGACCTGGAAAGAGTTCCAGGAGTCTCAATTTTATGAGATGGAAAGACAGAGATGGGAAGTTGAAAAGGGAAAAtga